A single region of the Borrelia hermsii DAH genome encodes:
- a CDS encoding periplasmic-type flagellar collar protein FlbB: MNSCLSFLLRFFLWLFLVIFFLGLSFFLIDLFGIYKTRDYLPAYIRVLLFKEDDRPLEYTHISLDEIRMIKEKEAIYIKSQQVEKLREELKKREDSLNKLEAELNQKQKDLDSKQKVVNDIVNKYKDEDANFAQAALYLINMPPEDAVKRLEELNDEIAISYMRKVEDIAKKEGRASIVPYWLSLMDSKKAAVLIRKMSVSSLE, encoded by the coding sequence ATGAATAGTTGCTTGTCATTTTTGCTTAGATTTTTTTTGTGGCTATTTTTGGTTATTTTTTTCTTAGGGCTTTCATTTTTTTTGATTGATTTATTTGGCATATATAAGACTAGAGATTATTTGCCTGCGTATATCAGGGTTTTACTTTTTAAGGAAGATGATCGGCCGCTTGAGTATACACATATTAGTCTTGATGAGATTAGAATGATAAAGGAAAAAGAGGCTATTTATATTAAGAGTCAGCAAGTTGAAAAATTGAGAGAAGAATTAAAAAAACGAGAAGATAGTTTAAACAAATTGGAAGCCGAACTTAATCAAAAGCAAAAAGATTTAGATTCGAAACAGAAGGTAGTTAATGATATTGTCAATAAATATAAAGATGAAGATGCAAATTTTGCACAGGCTGCTCTATATTTGATTAATATGCCACCAGAGGATGCTGTTAAGAGGCTTGAAGAACTTAATGATGAGATTGCAATATCTTATATGCGTAAGGTGGAAGATATTGCTAAAAAAGAGGGACGGGCATCTATTGTTCCTTATTGGTTGTCTCTTATGGATTCTAAGAAGGCCGCTGTATTGATTAGAAAAATGTCTGTTAGTTCATTGGAGTGA
- a CDS encoding flagellar protein FlbA: MNDLIFKKKKFEKIMSVRTYDRKSSENDLMNINNEISKIEEFLKGNSKTLNKLNNTNIFLKGNYLDYLTCRKEKELKKLAKLKHEYNKYHDIYLKKYVVEKKVDILIKTLNNTIIKENVKSESLVLDEYVNYKICKKLGTNNE, from the coding sequence TTGAATGATTTAATTTTTAAGAAAAAAAAATTTGAAAAAATAATGAGCGTTAGAACTTATGATAGGAAGTCTAGCGAAAACGATTTAATGAATATAAATAATGAAATTTCAAAAATAGAAGAATTTTTAAAAGGAAATTCCAAAACCTTAAACAAATTAAACAATACAAATATTTTTTTAAAAGGAAATTATTTGGATTATTTGACTTGTAGGAAAGAGAAAGAATTGAAAAAGCTTGCAAAACTTAAGCATGAGTATAATAAATATCATGATATTTATTTAAAGAAATATGTAGTAGAAAAAAAGGTTGACATATTAATAAAAACTTTAAATAATACTATAATTAAAGAAAACGTAAAAAGCGAAAGCTTAGTTTTGGATGAGTATGTTAATTATAAAATTTGTAAAAAATTAGGAACTAATAATGAATAG
- a CDS encoding FliI/YscN family ATPase, giving the protein MDNFFEGYSKILDGVETISLVGRVRKIKGLLIESVGPKCGIGDLCFIQQVSGKKIYAEVLGFNGCFVSLMAYEGFDGIEVGDKVYSLNKKPQINLSDELLGRVIDSLGRPIDNKGQFLGNHYKELSFSSINPLKRGIFSKQIVTGVRVLDGFLPVAKGQRVGIFSGAGVGKSTLLGMIAKNSKADVNVIAFIGERGRELNEFIEYDLGEECFKKSVLIVSTSDESPISRYKGAYTATLIAEHFRDRGMDVMLLFDSITRFANAKREISLSMGELPATKGYPPSVFVEIPILLERLGLNGKGSITGFYTVLVESDDFTEPIADNMKAVLDGHIILDRDLSDRGIYPSVNILSSTSRSLHRIVNFEKQKLISKIRNLLSIYKNYEDLIKTGIYMKGSNKEVDLAIAKYPKIIDFLSQGMQEEFDFENLDNEMREILA; this is encoded by the coding sequence ATGGACAACTTTTTTGAGGGTTATTCAAAAATATTGGATGGTGTTGAGACTATATCTCTTGTTGGCAGAGTAAGAAAGATCAAGGGACTTTTAATAGAGAGTGTGGGTCCAAAATGTGGTATTGGTGATTTATGTTTCATCCAGCAGGTAAGTGGTAAGAAAATATATGCTGAAGTTTTAGGTTTTAATGGATGTTTTGTTAGCCTTATGGCTTATGAAGGATTTGATGGAATTGAGGTTGGCGATAAAGTTTATTCCTTAAATAAAAAGCCTCAAATTAATCTTAGCGATGAATTGCTAGGAAGGGTAATTGATTCTCTTGGTAGGCCTATTGATAATAAGGGTCAGTTTCTTGGCAATCATTATAAGGAATTAAGTTTTAGTAGTATTAATCCTTTAAAAAGAGGTATTTTTTCTAAGCAAATAGTTACTGGGGTTAGAGTTCTTGATGGGTTTTTACCAGTTGCAAAGGGGCAACGTGTGGGTATTTTCTCAGGAGCTGGTGTTGGTAAATCTACTTTGCTTGGTATGATTGCTAAAAATTCTAAGGCAGATGTTAATGTTATTGCATTTATTGGCGAGAGAGGCCGTGAGCTTAATGAGTTTATCGAGTATGATCTTGGAGAAGAATGCTTTAAGAAAAGTGTTTTGATTGTGTCGACTTCTGATGAATCTCCTATTTCAAGATATAAAGGTGCTTATACTGCAACATTAATAGCTGAACACTTTAGAGATCGTGGTATGGATGTTATGTTGCTATTTGATTCAATTACGAGATTTGCAAATGCTAAAAGGGAAATTAGCCTTTCTATGGGAGAGCTGCCTGCTACTAAAGGATATCCTCCTTCTGTTTTTGTAGAAATTCCTATTTTGCTTGAGCGTTTGGGACTTAATGGTAAGGGCAGTATTACAGGGTTTTATACTGTGCTTGTTGAGAGTGATGATTTTACAGAACCAATAGCTGATAATATGAAAGCTGTTTTGGATGGACATATTATTTTGGATAGAGATTTATCTGATAGAGGTATTTATCCTTCGGTAAATATTTTAAGTTCAACATCAAGATCTCTGCATAGAATAGTAAATTTTGAAAAACAGAAATTAATATCTAAAATTAGGAATTTGTTATCAATTTATAAAAATTATGAAGATTTAATTAAGACGGGAATTTATATGAAAGGTTCTAATAAGGAAGTTGATTTGGCAATTGCAAAATATCCAAAAATTATTGATTTTTTGTCTCAAGGGATGCAAGAAGAATTTGATTTTGAAAATTTGGATAATGAAATGAGAGAGATATTAGCTTGA
- the fliH gene encoding flagellar assembly protein FliH, whose translation MPKVLYKSKEVVNAVKLDLVEITNPILKSLEIKKKEHEISDIDNCSIKLRNELEDLMNQKAKLQEEIEHGHELAKKERDAEFSKLLEEAKEQANKIVSLANERAEALQKEAEDKKGAVELESKLIIEKVVKEHEERLKRELEAEIARGRNEGYDAGFKKGCEDFDKVLGKLNSMISALVAKRKEIFESSGEHIMNLVMQIAVKVVKKIIDSQKGVVIENVNEALKKIKSKTNIIIRVNLDDMDVVSHQKQEFISKFDFIENLEVVEDVNIGKGGCVIETDFGEIDARISSQLDRIEEKFKNFSSIF comes from the coding sequence TTGCCTAAGGTTTTATATAAATCAAAAGAAGTTGTAAATGCAGTAAAGTTAGATCTTGTTGAGATTACAAATCCTATTTTAAAATCATTGGAAATTAAGAAAAAAGAACATGAGATCTCCGATATAGATAATTGTAGCATTAAGCTTCGCAATGAACTTGAAGACTTAATGAATCAAAAGGCAAAACTTCAAGAGGAAATTGAACATGGACATGAGCTTGCTAAAAAAGAAAGGGATGCTGAATTTTCCAAGCTTCTTGAAGAAGCCAAAGAACAAGCTAATAAGATAGTAAGTTTAGCTAATGAGAGAGCTGAGGCTTTGCAAAAAGAGGCTGAGGACAAAAAAGGGGCAGTTGAGCTTGAATCTAAGTTAATAATTGAAAAAGTCGTGAAGGAACATGAAGAGAGATTAAAAAGAGAACTTGAGGCAGAAATTGCAAGGGGAAGAAATGAAGGGTATGATGCAGGGTTTAAAAAGGGATGTGAAGATTTTGATAAAGTATTAGGAAAGTTAAATAGCATGATATCTGCTTTGGTTGCAAAGAGAAAGGAAATCTTTGAGTCTTCAGGAGAACACATAATGAATCTTGTGATGCAGATTGCAGTCAAGGTGGTTAAAAAGATTATAGATTCTCAAAAAGGCGTTGTCATAGAAAATGTAAATGAGGCTTTAAAGAAGATAAAAAGTAAGACAAATATTATTATTCGTGTTAATCTTGATGATATGGATGTTGTGAGTCATCAGAAGCAAGAGTTCATTTCTAAATTTGATTTTATAGAAAATTTGGAAGTTGTTGAAGATGTTAATATAGGAAAGGGCGGATGTGTTATTGAGACTGATTTTGGGGAAATAGATGCACGCATTTCATCTCAACTTGATAGAATAGAGGAGAAATTTAAGAATTTTTCTTCTATATTCTAG
- the fliG gene encoding flagellar motor switch protein FliG, whose protein sequence is MEEQKEKEIFGVSALTGKQKAAILLVSIGSDVSSRIFKYLSQEEIESLTFEIARLDVVTSELKDSVLLEFKELMMAQEFIQKGGIDYARELLEKSLGTQKAVDIINNLGSALQSRPFEFVRRADPANILNFIQQEHPQTIALILSYLDPQKASFILSSLPTEIQTNVARRIALMDRTSPEVVREVERVLEKKLASLSSEDYTSAGGVDNVVEIINMADRKTEKFIIESLEEEDPELAEEIKKKMFVFEDIVLLDDKSIQRILREIDGQELAKALKSVDIPVQEKIFKNMSKRAAGMLKEDMEFLGPTRRKDVEEAQQKIVSLIRKLEEQGEIVISRGGEEDVLI, encoded by the coding sequence ATGGAAGAGCAAAAGGAAAAAGAGATATTCGGTGTTTCTGCTTTAACGGGGAAACAAAAGGCAGCTATTTTATTAGTTTCAATAGGTTCTGACGTTTCATCTAGAATATTTAAGTATTTATCTCAAGAGGAGATAGAGTCTTTAACCTTTGAAATAGCAAGGCTTGATGTTGTTACTTCTGAGCTTAAAGATAGTGTTCTCTTGGAGTTTAAAGAGTTGATGATGGCTCAAGAGTTTATTCAAAAGGGTGGCATAGATTATGCTAGGGAGCTTCTTGAGAAATCTCTTGGTACTCAGAAGGCAGTAGACATTATTAATAATTTAGGTTCTGCTTTGCAATCAAGGCCTTTTGAATTCGTTAGAAGAGCAGATCCTGCTAATATTTTAAATTTTATTCAACAAGAACATCCACAAACAATTGCTTTAATACTCTCATATCTTGATCCTCAAAAGGCTTCATTTATTCTCTCTAGTCTTCCTACTGAAATTCAGACTAATGTTGCAAGAAGAATTGCATTGATGGATAGAACTTCGCCTGAAGTGGTAAGAGAAGTTGAGAGAGTGCTTGAAAAAAAATTAGCTTCTCTATCTTCAGAGGATTATACTTCAGCTGGAGGAGTTGATAATGTTGTTGAAATAATTAACATGGCCGATCGAAAGACAGAGAAATTTATTATTGAATCTCTTGAAGAAGAAGATCCTGAGCTTGCAGAGGAAATTAAAAAGAAAATGTTTGTATTTGAAGATATTGTTCTTCTTGATGATAAATCAATACAGAGAATTTTAAGAGAAATAGATGGGCAGGAATTAGCAAAGGCTTTAAAGTCAGTTGATATACCTGTTCAAGAAAAGATTTTTAAAAACATGTCTAAGAGAGCTGCTGGCATGCTTAAAGAGGATATGGAATTTTTGGGACCTACTAGACGTAAGGACGTTGAGGAAGCTCAGCAAAAAATTGTTTCTCTTATTAGGAAGTTAGAAGAGCAGGGTGAAATAGTAATCTCTAGGGGTGGTGAAGAAGATGTGCTTATCTAA